The Sulfurospirillum halorespirans DSM 13726 genome has a window encoding:
- a CDS encoding response regulator transcription factor has translation MELWLEKLKSLRMLYAEDEEGIRKPMANTLSYYLKEVLEARDGEEALDLYYEQRPDIILTDLRMPKKDGLYMVKEIRKCDKKTPIVMITAHTDKEYLLSAIELKIEKYLIKPVALDELLGALKLCVTEIESGRSLFLECKNCKFDFKNRRIVYDDGKETELTHKEADFLELLLRKKGMVVSYEEIEVNVWKEEFMSIAALRTLVKSLRKKLPNSFIKNHSQTGYSFEV, from the coding sequence ATGGAACTTTGGCTGGAAAAACTCAAATCTTTGCGCATGCTGTACGCCGAGGATGAAGAGGGAATTCGAAAGCCCATGGCGAACACGCTTTCGTACTATCTCAAAGAGGTGCTTGAGGCGCGAGATGGCGAAGAGGCGCTTGATCTTTACTACGAACAACGTCCCGACATCATTCTGACCGATCTTCGTATGCCCAAAAAAGATGGGCTTTATATGGTCAAAGAGATTCGCAAGTGTGACAAAAAAACCCCCATTGTAATGATTACCGCGCATACCGATAAAGAGTATCTGCTCAGTGCCATTGAGCTTAAGATCGAAAAATACCTGATCAAACCCGTTGCACTGGATGAACTCTTAGGCGCTCTTAAGTTGTGCGTGACCGAAATTGAATCAGGTCGTTCCCTTTTTCTTGAATGTAAAAATTGCAAATTTGACTTTAAAAACAGGCGCATTGTGTACGATGATGGTAAAGAGACCGAACTGACCCATAAAGAGGCGGATTTTTTAGAGCTGCTGCTGCGCAAAAAAGGGATGGTGGTCAGTTACGAAGAGATTGAAGTCAATGTCTGGAAAGAGGAGTTTATGAGCATAGCCGCTCTTCGCACCTTAGTCAAATCCCTGCGGAAAAAGCTGCCCAATAGTTTTATCAAAAACCACTCTCAAACGGGATACAGTTTTGAGGTTTAG
- a CDS encoding ABC transporter substrate-binding protein — protein sequence MRFSSFLLLLLNLFYGTLLAEEQTFYHEDSSQERVLHVRDPRSHIKVFLPSMPYNYVSRLVNEGLVRLAENDQGWEYALAIKSTKLSPLLYEFELRQGVRFQDGTPFNADSIMHNFSYFLKQPFNYTNIHNALKRVEKVSEYKIRLHLSEPYGMLYRDLARIYIYSEAYLNTFGWGGAETGANIKASGPYGLGPYILVEGMITGRKQTPKAILKANPYYWEKEYPSIETITFFTELSTSEALRLALFTDGGLDFMQISFNKKIETMLSPYAKLVSMPSSHNFTIYFNLLKHYSPIARKEVRQALNCALNQQSLLDFTYKKEGRLNPAALKACPLDAEMVERTLKGLELNVATQDSLLFLWKGIEYQLSMYGVKFHYTITTSEKEIYDLTQKNHKSIQEWDLLIQNTQDWYGRHPWPIFIRYQENNPWSFVHHDALMKDYIEAFFGLEQEDVLFQTLTQKIQDRACEEAYMLFVPIPNAVFAMNKELVFEPLGIGMQPFWKAKITDQHWSVRGDKPYPLVLQNPLLPKRLP from the coding sequence TTGAGGTTTAGCTCTTTTTTACTGTTGCTTTTAAACCTTTTTTATGGGACTCTTTTAGCAGAAGAGCAGACGTTTTACCATGAAGATTCGAGTCAAGAACGTGTTTTACATGTAAGAGATCCACGCTCTCATATCAAAGTTTTTTTACCCTCTATGCCATACAATTATGTCTCGCGCTTGGTCAATGAAGGCTTAGTGAGACTGGCAGAAAACGATCAAGGTTGGGAGTATGCTTTAGCGATCAAAAGCACCAAACTTTCACCGCTTTTGTATGAGTTTGAACTGCGCCAAGGGGTTCGTTTTCAAGATGGAACCCCATTTAATGCCGACTCGATCATGCACAATTTTAGCTACTTTTTAAAACAACCGTTTAACTATACCAATATTCACAACGCCCTTAAACGGGTCGAAAAAGTCTCAGAGTACAAAATCCGTCTGCACCTTAGCGAGCCTTATGGGATGCTCTACCGCGACCTTGCGCGCATCTACATCTACTCCGAAGCGTATCTCAACACCTTTGGGTGGGGAGGTGCTGAGACAGGGGCGAATATCAAGGCATCAGGTCCCTATGGACTGGGACCTTATATTTTGGTCGAAGGGATGATTACAGGGCGCAAACAGACCCCAAAAGCGATTCTCAAAGCCAATCCTTACTATTGGGAGAAAGAGTATCCTTCCATTGAAACGATTACTTTTTTTACGGAGCTTTCAACCTCTGAAGCGCTTCGGTTAGCCTTGTTTACGGATGGCGGGCTTGATTTTATGCAGATTTCTTTCAATAAAAAAATCGAAACGATGCTCTCTCCTTATGCCAAACTGGTCTCGATGCCTTCCTCCCATAACTTTACGATCTACTTTAATTTGCTCAAACACTACTCCCCCATCGCGCGCAAAGAGGTGCGCCAAGCGCTGAATTGTGCCTTGAATCAACAAAGCTTGCTCGATTTTACCTACAAAAAAGAGGGTAGACTTAACCCTGCGGCACTTAAAGCGTGCCCTTTGGACGCGGAAATGGTGGAGCGTACGTTAAAGGGGTTGGAACTCAATGTCGCTACCCAAGATTCACTGCTGTTTTTATGGAAAGGGATTGAGTATCAACTCTCGATGTATGGCGTGAAGTTTCACTACACGATTACGACGAGTGAGAAAGAGATTTACGACTTAACGCAAAAAAATCATAAAAGCATTCAAGAGTGGGATCTTTTGATTCAAAATACCCAAGATTGGTATGGCAGACACCCTTGGCCGATTTTTATTCGCTACCAAGAGAACAATCCTTGGAGTTTTGTCCATCATGATGCTTTGATGAAAGACTATATTGAGGCATTTTTTGGGCTTGAACAAGAAGATGTGCTGTTTCAAACACTGACCCAAAAGATTCAAGATCGAGCGTGTGAGGAGGCGTATATGCTGTTTGTTCCGATTCCCAATGCCGTTTTTGCGATGAATAAAGAGCTGGTTTTTGAACCACTTGGCATCGGTATGCAACCGTTTTGGAAAGCGAAGATTACCGATCAACACTGGTCGGTGAGGGGTGATAAACCTTATCCTTTAGTGCTTCAAAATCCTCTTTTACCAAAGCGACTCCCATGA
- a CDS encoding ATP-binding protein: MKKIPIKYKLLLLFSFSFIGMLILSERTFALSKENISNATMIFENSRSTQHLQENYIEPTNVLREMSLSLVMSPNEDYRKNIEIDIVKQRKRLEENFSKLDAQTYASWKAYANSVEKTCGYLGARFEEGAFVHVNSIEREHYYALLNRLKALQHDAVNQTEQNFSDIQTSARALKYELAILVLLLSTLVFVAGYLLSSHIVSSILKLQEGLKDFFGYLETKTIQPKPIELNSRDELEDMSKLLNRNIAKASATIAQDILFIEDAISVVNDLKLGKLSSRLHSKAQAPELQLLKDVVNTMIDNLESKINEEISKSTEQEKLLIQQSKLASMGEMIGNIAHQWRQPLGELSALLMNIQVKHDFNDLDDAYMLASIQQCMKINGYMSGTISDFQNFFKPSKEKEVFEISEACERSIAILQASLKYHGIEFSFDISEKMEVLGYPNEFAQALLNILSNAKDVLSEREISNPFIRLNLKKGYKYILIVIEDNGGGIAREQMERIFEPYFTTKYAKQGTGIGLYMTKMIIENNMGGIITVKNTEIGALFTIKLPSISEVAVEYEA, from the coding sequence ATGAAAAAAATCCCTATCAAATACAAACTCTTATTGCTTTTTAGCTTCTCCTTCATCGGGATGCTCATCCTCTCAGAGCGTACCTTTGCGCTCTCTAAAGAAAACATCAGCAATGCAACCATGATTTTTGAGAATTCGCGTAGTACGCAGCATCTGCAAGAGAATTACATCGAGCCGACTAACGTTTTGCGTGAGATGAGCCTCTCGTTGGTGATGTCGCCCAATGAGGATTATCGTAAAAATATTGAAATTGACATTGTGAAGCAACGCAAGCGTCTGGAAGAGAATTTTAGCAAACTGGATGCGCAAACCTACGCTTCGTGGAAGGCCTATGCAAACAGTGTGGAAAAGACGTGTGGTTACCTTGGCGCACGTTTTGAAGAGGGTGCGTTTGTGCATGTGAATTCGATTGAGCGAGAACATTACTACGCCCTTCTAAATCGCCTCAAAGCACTCCAACATGACGCAGTGAATCAAACAGAGCAAAATTTTTCAGACATTCAAACCAGCGCACGTGCACTCAAATATGAACTCGCCATTCTCGTTCTTCTGCTCTCCACATTGGTCTTTGTGGCAGGCTATCTGCTCTCCAGCCACATTGTCTCTTCCATCTTAAAACTTCAAGAGGGGCTCAAAGACTTTTTTGGTTATTTAGAGACCAAAACGATACAGCCCAAACCCATTGAGCTTAACAGCCGCGATGAGCTTGAAGATATGTCTAAACTGCTCAACCGTAACATCGCAAAAGCCTCGGCAACGATTGCGCAAGATATTCTTTTTATTGAAGATGCGATCAGTGTGGTCAATGATCTTAAACTGGGAAAACTCTCCTCTCGTCTTCATTCTAAAGCACAAGCGCCTGAATTGCAACTGCTTAAAGATGTGGTCAATACAATGATCGATAATCTAGAATCGAAGATCAATGAGGAAATTTCAAAGAGTACCGAGCAAGAAAAACTGCTGATTCAGCAGAGTAAATTGGCGAGTATGGGTGAAATGATCGGCAATATCGCGCATCAATGGAGACAACCTTTGGGGGAACTGAGTGCGCTTTTGATGAACATTCAAGTGAAACACGACTTTAACGATCTGGATGATGCGTATATGCTCGCCTCCATTCAGCAGTGTATGAAAATTAATGGTTACATGTCAGGCACGATCAGTGATTTTCAAAACTTTTTTAAACCTTCCAAAGAGAAAGAGGTTTTTGAGATCAGCGAAGCGTGTGAGCGTTCTATCGCGATTTTGCAAGCATCCCTTAAGTACCACGGCATCGAATTTTCGTTCGATATTTCCGAAAAGATGGAGGTGCTGGGCTATCCCAATGAGTTTGCTCAAGCACTTTTAAACATTCTCTCCAACGCCAAAGATGTCTTAAGTGAGCGTGAAATCAGCAATCCATTTATTCGTTTGAATCTCAAAAAAGGGTACAAATACATTTTGATCGTGATCGAAGATAATGGTGGCGGCATCGCACGTGAGCAAATGGAACGCATTTTTGAGCCGTACTTTACCACCAAGTATGCAAAACAAGGTACCGGCATCGGGCTTTATATGACGAAGATGATTATTGAAAATAACATGGGTGGCATTATTACCGTTAAAAACACAGAAATTGGGGCACTTTTTACAATTAAATTGCCCAGCATTTCAGAGGTAGCTGTGGAGTATGAGGCTTAA
- a CDS encoding methyl-accepting chemotaxis protein, with amino-acid sequence MMPSSSRMNRSSLAKIQDANLISLVIFFIAFCLEVTFNGLHWIQILNLSNFALGWFMFINIRKVQKTIHALANIVKESEHGNLHGRIVNVQDGGELKLLCSNMNSLLDNFELVTKEIKSTILAASKEDFSRKILQKGMHGEFKEQTNMVNQSVHAMQQTHEFIARNTLNAELAQISSGSNDFSTVQSNLTIIVERLKDIAHDGEIYADETKGSYQNLRDTITKITSLVEFVNQNEQSIGVLAQRTRDISNVVDMINDIADKTNLLALNAAIEAARAGEHGRGFAVVADEVRKLAETTQKATAEIAVSIKMLQQETAGLETNADAMKENADASTKTLDNLSTTFDSLIDHSNTTATNINTIQQTIFITLAKMNHAIFKSNAYSAVYVNDKDASFQNHETCSLGEWYHHDGAKIFGDTQSFKALYAPHQNFHTHVLEVAKLIHSTSSNLLEEKEQIVHYFKEVEKESKVLFKTLDEMVAEKNTHA; translated from the coding sequence ATGATGCCTTCATCCTCTCGTATGAATAGATCGTCTCTTGCAAAAATCCAAGATGCCAACCTCATTTCACTGGTCATTTTTTTTATTGCCTTTTGCTTGGAAGTCACCTTTAATGGCCTGCACTGGATTCAAATCCTCAACCTTAGCAATTTTGCACTGGGCTGGTTTATGTTTATCAATATCCGAAAGGTACAAAAAACCATTCATGCACTTGCAAACATTGTCAAAGAGAGCGAGCACGGTAATCTACACGGACGCATTGTAAATGTTCAAGATGGCGGAGAACTTAAACTGCTCTGCTCCAATATGAACTCTCTTTTGGATAATTTTGAGCTCGTTACCAAAGAGATTAAATCGACCATTTTAGCGGCGTCCAAAGAGGATTTTAGCCGTAAAATTCTCCAAAAAGGAATGCACGGCGAGTTTAAAGAGCAGACCAACATGGTCAATCAATCGGTGCATGCGATGCAGCAAACGCACGAATTTATCGCACGCAACACGCTCAATGCTGAACTGGCGCAAATCAGCAGTGGCTCAAATGACTTCTCAACCGTTCAGTCCAATCTGACCATCATTGTGGAGCGTCTCAAAGATATTGCACACGATGGCGAGATTTACGCGGATGAGACCAAAGGAAGCTACCAAAATCTACGTGACACCATCACCAAGATCACCTCCTTGGTCGAATTTGTCAACCAAAATGAGCAGAGTATTGGCGTTCTGGCACAGCGAACGCGCGATATCAGCAATGTGGTCGATATGATCAATGACATCGCCGATAAAACCAATCTGCTTGCGCTCAATGCCGCCATTGAAGCGGCGCGCGCAGGTGAACACGGACGTGGTTTTGCCGTGGTCGCTGATGAAGTGCGAAAACTAGCCGAAACCACCCAAAAAGCAACCGCGGAGATCGCTGTGTCGATTAAGATGCTGCAACAAGAGACCGCAGGGCTTGAGACCAATGCCGATGCGATGAAAGAAAATGCCGATGCTTCTACCAAAACGCTGGATAACCTCAGTACGACGTTTGACAGCCTGATTGATCATTCCAACACAACCGCCACGAACATCAATACCATTCAGCAGACGATTTTTATCACCTTAGCGAAGATGAACCACGCAATCTTTAAGTCCAACGCCTACAGTGCTGTGTATGTCAATGACAAAGACGCATCGTTCCAAAACCATGAAACCTGTAGCTTGGGTGAGTGGTACCATCACGATGGGGCGAAGATTTTTGGCGATACGCAAAGCTTCAAAGCGCTTTATGCGCCACACCAAAATTTCCACACCCATGTGCTCGAAGTGGCAAAACTGATTCATTCCACCTCTTCAAACCTTTTGGAGGAGAAAGAGCAGATTGTGCACTACTTTAAAGAGGTGGAAAAAGAGAGTAAAGTGCTCTTTAAAACCCTTGATGAGATGGTTGCAGAGAAAAACACTCATGCCTAA
- a CDS encoding PAS domain-containing protein: MSITQKGDELCFDENLFIVSKTDLKGRITYANDLFIEISGFKESELIGAAHNVLRHPDMPKAIFKLLWERVQAGKEVFAYVKNRTKNNQYYWVHAYITPIIDTNTNQLIGYHSVRRAPSQKGLDVIIPLYQKMLNAERQGGISASNTVLENTLSQLKVSYDAFILSYE; encoded by the coding sequence ATGTCCATTACTCAAAAAGGCGATGAGCTCTGTTTTGATGAAAATCTTTTTATTGTCTCTAAAACCGATCTTAAGGGCAGAATTACCTATGCCAATGATCTTTTCATCGAGATTTCTGGTTTTAAAGAGAGCGAACTCATCGGAGCTGCCCACAACGTCTTACGCCATCCCGATATGCCCAAAGCGATTTTCAAACTTCTGTGGGAGCGTGTTCAAGCGGGCAAAGAGGTTTTTGCGTATGTGAAAAATCGCACGAAAAACAATCAATATTACTGGGTACATGCCTACATTACACCCATTATTGACACGAACACCAATCAGCTGATTGGCTACCACTCCGTGCGTCGTGCGCCCAGTCAAAAAGGGCTTGATGTCATTATCCCTCTTTACCAAAAAATGCTCAACGCCGAAAGACAAGGTGGCATATCTGCCTCCAATACCGTCTTAGAAAATACGCTATCTCAACTAAAGGTCAGCTATGATGCCTTCATCCTCTCGTATGAATAG
- a CDS encoding 2Fe-2S iron-sulfur cluster-binding protein, with protein sequence MAHIMVDGTVLEVKEGALLIEELLVHKINIPHFCYHPALGKDGNCRMCMVEIEGQKRPQIACDTPIIEGMIVRTKGANIDRVKRSILELELINHPIDCPICDQAGECSLQNYYMDVGLYESRLSTPKVRGEKHVDLGANVVLDQERCVLCTRCVRFTKNITKTNELGVLSRADHSVISTFPGAKLTNPYAMNVVDLCPVGALTSKDFRFQQRVWFLNTKEAICDHCGRGCSIFVDHHKEKYKDEMVYRYRPRLNETINGYFICDAGRLSYTKENENQAFHALIRGKMSEYEYAEGKLLRLLKRHLGKTLFLLSSNLSLEEMVRVQKLSKLYEITLNAYEPERYDATFGDDFLKCNDRSANARALPLLGIDTSKEGLETALEKAELVVLIGRSDAHMIQESGYTRNTVILCSNCEVTCKEVELVLPIASHTRREGSFINVDGYIQYSACAIQSEHGHKTLLTLLAAILGDTIFTCKEVWDAELFFYEVLKGVSFESLKTTPKIAL encoded by the coding sequence ATGGCGCATATTATGGTTGATGGCACGGTATTAGAGGTTAAAGAGGGTGCTTTATTAATTGAAGAACTGCTCGTTCACAAGATCAATATTCCCCATTTTTGTTACCACCCAGCCCTTGGAAAAGATGGCAATTGTCGTATGTGTATGGTCGAAATCGAAGGGCAAAAACGCCCCCAAATCGCCTGTGATACGCCTATCATTGAGGGCATGATCGTCCGCACCAAAGGTGCCAACATCGACCGCGTCAAACGCTCCATTTTAGAGCTTGAACTCATCAATCACCCCATTGACTGTCCTATCTGCGATCAAGCAGGCGAGTGTTCCCTTCAAAACTATTATATGGATGTAGGACTCTATGAGAGTCGTTTAAGCACACCCAAAGTCAGAGGCGAAAAGCATGTCGATCTTGGGGCAAATGTCGTACTCGATCAAGAGCGTTGCGTGCTCTGTACGCGCTGTGTGCGTTTCACCAAAAATATTACCAAAACCAATGAACTAGGCGTCCTCTCCCGTGCCGATCATTCGGTTATTAGCACCTTCCCAGGGGCTAAACTGACCAACCCTTATGCGATGAATGTGGTCGATCTTTGCCCTGTGGGCGCACTCACCAGCAAAGATTTTCGCTTTCAACAACGGGTCTGGTTTTTAAACACCAAAGAGGCGATCTGCGATCATTGCGGCAGAGGCTGTTCTATTTTTGTTGATCACCATAAAGAGAAGTATAAAGATGAGATGGTGTATCGTTACCGACCACGCCTCAATGAGACAATCAATGGCTATTTTATCTGCGATGCAGGAAGGCTTAGCTACACCAAAGAGAATGAAAACCAAGCATTTCATGCCCTCATTCGTGGCAAAATGAGCGAATACGAATACGCCGAGGGAAAACTCCTGCGCCTTTTAAAGCGCCACTTGGGTAAAACGCTGTTTCTGCTCTCTTCAAACCTCTCTTTAGAAGAGATGGTGAGGGTGCAAAAGCTCTCAAAGCTCTATGAAATAACGTTGAATGCTTACGAGCCTGAGCGATACGATGCCACGTTTGGCGATGATTTTTTAAAATGCAATGATCGCTCTGCTAACGCCAGAGCACTACCGCTTTTAGGGATTGATACGAGCAAAGAGGGTTTGGAAACAGCGCTTGAAAAGGCAGAACTGGTTGTGCTTATCGGACGCAGTGATGCACACATGATTCAAGAAAGTGGCTACACGCGCAATACCGTGATTCTCTGCTCCAACTGTGAGGTTACATGTAAAGAGGTGGAACTCGTCCTTCCCATCGCTTCACACACCAGACGCGAGGGCAGTTTTATCAATGTGGACGGCTACATTCAGTACAGCGCCTGTGCCATTCAAAGCGAGCACGGACACAAAACACTGCTAACGCTTTTGGCTGCCATTTTAGGCGATACGATCTTTACATGTAAAGAGGTTTGGGACGCCGAACTCTTCTTTTACGAGGTGCTAAAAGGCGTAAGCTTTGAGTCACTGAAAACCACACCAAAGATCGCGCTATGA
- a CDS encoding complex I subunit 1/NuoH family protein: MSTLSAFVVILNVVLALLFSLGLAPILVWVERRVAGLIQDRLGPNRCHINGIRLGGLVQSLADMLKLAFKEDFQPKAIQESFFFSLAPVIVFVSAFLSFMVMPFADDLIINGERFTMQGLPTDLGILWFLALAGLSVYGIMLGGWASRSKYSLLGAMRAGAQVISYEAAMGLSVVSLLITYGSIHLGDIVAYQGELFLGFIPAWGIVVQPLAALIFIVTAFAEANRTPFDLAEGESEIVGGYHTEYSAMRFGLFFVGEYVAMSASSALIVTLFLGGYHLPYLNTQTLQTTMPYALGFIILALPLGSFYAMRWIKKHNRWYKADDVRNTESAVLQKGLIGLNVLVIAGLGALLYLGLTPTSTNVATAVIQVSTFAVKLLFMNFVFVWVRWTLPRFRYDQLQTLGWKVLMPLAIANIVISAIIIVVKGL; encoded by the coding sequence ATGAGCACGCTTAGCGCTTTTGTTGTTATCCTCAACGTCGTTTTAGCACTGCTTTTTTCGCTTGGTTTAGCGCCTATTTTAGTCTGGGTGGAACGTCGTGTGGCGGGACTCATTCAAGATCGTTTAGGCCCCAATCGTTGTCATATTAACGGTATTCGCCTCGGTGGATTGGTACAATCCTTAGCCGATATGCTCAAATTGGCCTTCAAAGAGGATTTCCAACCCAAAGCAATTCAAGAGAGTTTCTTCTTCTCTTTGGCACCCGTCATCGTCTTTGTCTCCGCGTTTTTAAGCTTTATGGTGATGCCCTTTGCCGATGATCTGATCATCAACGGCGAGCGTTTCACCATGCAAGGTTTGCCGACGGATCTGGGCATTCTTTGGTTTTTAGCGTTAGCGGGATTGAGCGTTTATGGCATTATGCTTGGTGGCTGGGCGAGTCGAAGCAAATACTCCCTTTTGGGCGCTATGCGTGCAGGTGCGCAGGTCATCAGCTACGAAGCGGCGATGGGACTTTCGGTGGTTTCACTGCTCATTACCTATGGCTCCATTCATTTGGGCGACATTGTGGCATATCAAGGTGAGCTTTTTTTGGGTTTTATTCCCGCGTGGGGCATTGTGGTGCAACCTCTTGCCGCGCTTATTTTTATCGTAACCGCGTTTGCAGAAGCCAATCGTACGCCGTTTGATTTAGCGGAGGGCGAGAGCGAAATCGTCGGAGGCTATCATACTGAATACAGCGCGATGCGTTTTGGACTCTTTTTCGTGGGTGAATATGTCGCAATGAGCGCCTCTTCTGCATTGATCGTAACCCTCTTTTTGGGTGGCTACCATCTGCCGTACCTCAATACCCAAACGCTTCAAACCACGATGCCGTACGCGTTAGGTTTTATCATACTAGCCCTTCCTCTGGGCAGTTTTTATGCGATGCGCTGGATCAAAAAACATAACCGTTGGTATAAAGCAGACGATGTGCGAAACACGGAAAGTGCGGTGTTGCAAAAAGGGTTGATTGGTCTGAATGTTCTGGTCATTGCAGGGCTTGGAGCACTGCTTTATCTAGGTCTTACGCCAACGTCTACGAATGTCGCTACGGCGGTCATTCAGGTCTCAACCTTTGCGGTCAAACTGCTTTTTATGAACTTTGTGTTTGTTTGGGTACGCTGGACTTTGCCTCGTTTTCGTTACGACCAGTTGCAAACCCTCGGGTGGAAAGTGCTGATGCCTTTGGCGATTGCCAACATCGTTATCAGCGCGATTATTATCGTGGTAAAGGGGTTGTAG
- a CDS encoding NuoI/complex I 23 kDa subunit family protein, translating to MGIKVVKRHGNTLKEKLYIPAIFGGMKTTLSHFITNLSDKPHIPTILYPEEQPHDISERYRGVHRLTKREDESVRCVACFMCATACPAECIFIEAEERTDGVDEKMPKRFDIDLLECVFCGACVEACPCDAIRMDSGIFSFIGKKREDFVLTKEQLLANKEKKQ from the coding sequence ATGGGCATCAAAGTCGTTAAACGTCATGGCAATACCCTCAAAGAGAAGCTCTACATTCCTGCCATTTTTGGCGGTATGAAAACGACGCTTTCGCATTTTATCACCAATCTCAGTGATAAGCCGCATATTCCCACCATTCTTTATCCCGAAGAGCAACCCCATGACATCAGTGAACGTTACCGAGGCGTGCATCGTCTGACCAAACGCGAAGATGAGAGTGTGCGTTGTGTGGCGTGTTTTATGTGCGCGACGGCGTGTCCTGCGGAGTGTATATTCATCGAAGCAGAAGAACGCACAGATGGGGTTGATGAGAAGATGCCCAAACGTTTTGATATTGACCTTTTAGAGTGCGTCTTTTGTGGCGCATGTGTCGAGGCGTGTCCGTGTGACGCGATTCGCATGGACAGTGGCATTTTTAGTTTTATCGGTAAAAAACGCGAAGATTTTGTGCTTACCAAAGAGCAACTTTTAGCCAACAAGGAGAAAAAGCAATGA
- a CDS encoding NADH-quinone oxidoreductase subunit J gives MMDILFLLLGSFAILGAIGMVVFHQPVHSALSLILTILALAGLFALLSASFLFMVQIIIYAGAILTLFIFIIMFLNVKEANLPKEPNKNITLFLGSIALVPFNFLILRAFYTMPLHVNPVESDFGKIKPLGMELFTQWLLPFELISILLLVALIGAVVLGRKDEA, from the coding sequence ATGATGGATATTCTCTTTTTACTGCTAGGCTCCTTTGCCATTTTAGGCGCTATTGGAATGGTCGTTTTTCATCAACCCGTCCACAGTGCACTGAGTCTTATTTTAACGATTCTAGCACTCGCAGGGTTGTTTGCGCTTTTGAGTGCTTCGTTTTTATTTATGGTGCAAATCATCATCTATGCAGGCGCAATTCTGACACTTTTTATTTTTATCATCATGTTTTTAAACGTCAAAGAGGCGAATTTACCCAAAGAGCCCAATAAAAATATCACGCTCTTTTTAGGCTCCATTGCACTGGTACCGTTCAACTTTTTGATTCTCCGCGCATTTTACACAATGCCTTTACATGTAAACCCGGTTGAGAGTGATTTTGGGAAGATCAAACCCCTTGGCATGGAGCTTTTCACGCAGTGGCTCTTGCCGTTTGAACTCATCTCTATTTTACTCCTTGTGGCACTCATTGGTGCCGTTGTTCTTGGTCGAAAGGACGAAGCATGA
- the nuoK gene encoding NADH-quinone oxidoreductase subunit NuoK translates to MIANTLFGYIVVAMVLFSIGLLGVISRKNIFVIYMSIELMLNAVNLMFVALSNYHHDMGGHVMAMLIIAIAAAEAGVFLSLIIVLYRRKKSLDSDIFRTLSQKEAV, encoded by the coding sequence ATGATCGCCAATACCCTTTTTGGCTACATCGTTGTTGCCATGGTACTTTTTTCCATTGGTCTTTTAGGCGTCATTAGCCGTAAAAATATCTTTGTGATTTACATGTCGATTGAGCTGATGCTCAACGCTGTAAACCTGATGTTTGTCGCTTTAAGTAACTACCATCACGATATGGGTGGACATGTGATGGCAATGCTGATCATTGCGATTGCCGCCGCCGAAGCAGGGGTGTTTTTATCGCTGATTATCGTGCTTTACCGTCGTAAAAAATCACTCGATTCGGATATCTTTCGAACTCTTTCTCAAAAGGAGGCTGTATGA